The following proteins are encoded in a genomic region of Tenacibaculum sp. 190524A05c:
- the accD gene encoding acetyl-CoA carboxylase, carboxyltransferase subunit beta, whose protein sequence is MAWFKRKDKGIQTPTEEKKDTPKGLWYKTPSGKIIDTDELKKNLYVSPEDGYHVRVGSKEYFELFFDNNEFTELNEKLTAKDPLKFEDTKKYPDRLKAAQDKTGLKDAVRTAVGKSFGKDLVIASMDFSFIGGSMGSVVGEKIARAIDYSIKNNIPFLMISKSGGARMMEASLSLMQLVKTSAKLAQLADAKIPYVSLCTDPTTGGTTASFAMLGDINIAEPNALIAFAGPRVVKDTTGKELPEGFQRSEFVLEHGFLDGIYERKDLKKQVNLYLDLIQNQPVRA, encoded by the coding sequence ATGGCTTGGTTTAAACGAAAAGACAAGGGAATTCAAACCCCTACAGAAGAGAAGAAAGACACTCCTAAAGGTTTATGGTACAAAACTCCTAGTGGAAAAATTATTGACACTGATGAGTTAAAGAAAAATCTTTATGTTAGTCCAGAAGATGGTTATCACGTAAGAGTAGGTAGTAAAGAATACTTCGAATTATTCTTCGATAATAATGAGTTCACTGAACTAAACGAGAAATTAACAGCAAAAGATCCTTTAAAATTTGAGGATACTAAAAAATACCCAGACCGTTTAAAAGCTGCACAAGATAAAACAGGATTAAAAGATGCTGTTAGAACTGCAGTTGGAAAATCATTTGGTAAAGATTTAGTAATTGCATCTATGGATTTCTCTTTCATTGGAGGATCAATGGGAAGTGTAGTAGGAGAAAAAATAGCAAGAGCTATTGATTATTCTATTAAAAACAATATCCCTTTCTTAATGATTTCAAAATCTGGAGGAGCACGTATGATGGAAGCTTCTTTATCTTTAATGCAATTAGTAAAGACTTCTGCAAAATTAGCTCAATTAGCAGATGCAAAGATTCCTTATGTTTCTTTATGTACAGATCCAACTACAGGAGGAACAACTGCTTCTTTTGCAATGTTAGGAGATATTAATATAGCAGAACCTAATGCTTTAATTGCTTTTGCTGGTCCAAGAGTTGTTAAAGATACTACAGGAAAAGAATTACCAGAAGGATTCCAAAGATCAGAATTTGTTTTAGAACACGGATTCTTAGATGGAATTTACGAAAGAAAAGACTTAAAGAAACAGGTAAACTTGTATTTAGATTTAATACAAAATCAACCTGTAAGAGCATAA
- the fbaA gene encoding class II fructose-bisphosphate aldolase, which yields MIKPGVATGQEVQEIFNLAKEKAFALPAVNVVGSNSINTVLETAKEVNAPVIIQFSNGGAQFNAGKGLSNEDQKAAIAGAVAGAKHVHLMAEAYGVPVILHTDHAAKKLLPWIDGLLDASEKHFAETGKSLFSSHMIDLSEEPIEENIEICKEYLARMSKMGMTLEIELGITGGEEDGVDNTDVDSSKLYTQPEEVAFAYEELMKVSPQFTVAAAFGNVHGVYKPGNVKLTPKILKNSQEHISEKYNVPHNTIDFVFHGGSGSTVEEIRESIGYGVIKMNIDTDLQYAFNEGVRDYMTENLPYLQTQIGNPDGDDVPNKKYYDPRKWLREGEKTFKTRLKKAFEDLNNIDTL from the coding sequence ATGATAAAACCAGGAGTTGCAACCGGACAAGAAGTTCAAGAGATTTTTAATTTAGCAAAAGAAAAAGCATTCGCTTTACCAGCAGTAAATGTTGTAGGATCAAATTCTATCAACACAGTTTTAGAAACTGCAAAAGAAGTAAATGCTCCTGTAATTATTCAATTCTCTAACGGAGGTGCACAATTCAATGCAGGTAAAGGTTTATCTAACGAAGATCAAAAAGCTGCAATTGCTGGAGCTGTTGCCGGAGCAAAACATGTTCATTTAATGGCTGAAGCTTATGGTGTTCCTGTAATTTTACATACCGATCACGCTGCAAAAAAATTATTACCTTGGATTGATGGATTATTAGACGCAAGTGAAAAGCATTTTGCAGAAACTGGTAAATCATTATTTAGTTCTCATATGATTGATCTTTCTGAAGAGCCAATCGAAGAAAACATTGAAATTTGTAAAGAATACTTAGCTAGAATGAGCAAAATGGGTATGACTTTAGAAATTGAATTAGGAATTACAGGTGGTGAAGAAGATGGTGTTGACAATACTGATGTAGACAGTTCTAAATTATACACACAACCAGAAGAAGTTGCATTTGCATATGAAGAGTTAATGAAAGTAAGTCCTCAATTTACTGTAGCTGCTGCTTTTGGAAATGTTCATGGTGTTTATAAACCAGGAAACGTAAAATTAACTCCGAAAATCTTAAAAAATTCTCAAGAGCATATTTCTGAAAAATACAATGTTCCTCATAATACTATTGATTTCGTATTCCATGGAGGATCTGGATCTACTGTTGAAGAAATCCGTGAATCAATTGGATATGGAGTTATTAAAATGAATATTGATACTGATCTTCAATATGCATTTAACGAAGGTGTAAGAGACTACATGACAGAGAACTTACCTTACTTACAAACACAAATTGGTAATCCTGATGGTGATGATGTACCTAACAAAAAGTACTACGATCCTCGTAAGTGGTTACGTGAAGGTGAAAAGACATTCAAAACACGTTTAAAGAAGGCTTTCGAAGATTTAAACAACATAGATACTTTATAA
- a CDS encoding BamA/TamA family outer membrane protein: MKKLSFYFLFILLLSSCNTIKHVPVNELLLTKTTITVDSVQQNDEKLQELLLQRRNARVLGALPLSLYFYNLGNPKGSQDVEEWKENHPRWYNTFKDIFSEKQSIAVANSFIGLNQWYLNNGQAPVIIDDKKTRNTEKKFETYFLTEGYFRAKVWSKKDTVGKKKGAISYFIEKNKPSFLDSITVKIRSKVLDSIYNLNKDKSFLKIGDQYKNQNFINETQRLVKLFRNKGVYHFNENYIEFINDTLQDYQKTKVELGILDRLIEQDGNYISKPFKVQKIKKINIYTDYSYNKRNEPYLDSIAYNGVNFYAHDKLRYNPKYLGQSVFIRPNQIYTDSLRALTQTHLRGLKNFKSTSIRYSPLGDDESLEANIFLTPREKYTIGVETELSRSNIRNFDISAKFSFVNRNTFKGAEIFKLSFLGGYFNSRNGPGWEIGTTASLEIPRFMGPFGLHKLVPKRMRPRTIFSTGLNIQKNIALDKQNISLGVDYRWNFNKRKSIQLELLNAQYVRNLNVDNYFIIYGSEYDKLKEIDDVFTGTPLPAKAAENNTAIVNFMREVLADSSFQASNPLEYQDAQNILNRYDIITSDFLIPEIAYSFTYNNQENVKDNDFSYFRFRIANSGNVMGLLSNQTNENNQKTVFKIPVAQYFKTDLEYKKFWDLGQNNIIAHRTLLGAIITYDNSAIPFSRSYFAGGSNDIRAWRTYDLGPGRRLPGLEYNIGSLKFLTSFEYRFDIAGSLKSAIFMDAGNIWDITNSSRVDEESRFSGLKSLTDIAIGTGFGIRYDFKFLVARLDLGFKIREPYLTDNRWFQNFGFSNAVYNIGINYPF; encoded by the coding sequence ATGAAAAAACTTTCTTTTTACTTTTTATTCATACTGCTTTTAAGTTCATGTAATACGATTAAGCATGTACCTGTAAATGAGTTGTTGCTTACAAAAACTACAATTACCGTAGATAGTGTTCAACAAAATGATGAAAAATTACAAGAACTACTATTACAACGCAGAAATGCTAGAGTTCTTGGCGCGCTTCCACTATCATTATACTTCTATAATTTAGGAAATCCTAAAGGCTCACAGGATGTTGAAGAATGGAAAGAAAATCATCCTCGTTGGTATAACACATTCAAAGATATATTTTCTGAAAAACAAAGTATTGCTGTAGCTAACTCTTTTATCGGATTAAATCAGTGGTACTTAAACAATGGTCAGGCTCCTGTTATCATTGACGATAAAAAAACCCGAAACACCGAGAAAAAATTTGAAACTTACTTTTTAACTGAAGGTTATTTTAGAGCTAAAGTATGGTCGAAAAAAGATACAGTTGGAAAGAAAAAAGGAGCTATTTCTTATTTCATTGAAAAAAACAAACCTTCTTTTTTAGATTCAATTACGGTTAAAATTCGATCTAAGGTTTTGGACTCTATTTACAATTTGAATAAAGATAAAAGTTTCCTGAAAATTGGTGATCAGTATAAAAATCAAAATTTTATTAATGAAACTCAAAGACTGGTAAAACTATTCAGAAATAAAGGAGTTTATCATTTCAACGAAAACTATATTGAGTTTATCAACGATACCTTACAAGATTATCAGAAAACTAAGGTTGAATTAGGGATTTTAGATCGATTAATTGAACAAGATGGAAACTATATTTCTAAACCATTCAAAGTTCAGAAAATAAAGAAAATAAACATCTACACAGACTATAGTTATAACAAAAGAAACGAACCTTATTTAGATTCCATAGCGTATAATGGTGTTAACTTTTATGCTCATGATAAATTAAGATATAATCCTAAATATCTTGGACAATCTGTATTTATTAGACCAAATCAAATTTATACCGACTCTTTAAGAGCTCTTACACAAACTCATTTAAGAGGACTCAAAAATTTTAAATCTACATCCATTAGATATAGTCCTCTTGGCGACGATGAATCTTTAGAGGCTAATATTTTTCTAACACCAAGAGAGAAATATACTATTGGAGTTGAAACGGAATTATCAAGATCAAATATTCGAAATTTTGATATTTCTGCTAAATTTTCATTCGTTAACCGAAATACTTTTAAAGGAGCTGAAATTTTCAAACTTTCATTCTTAGGTGGATATTTTAACTCTAGAAATGGACCAGGTTGGGAAATTGGAACTACAGCATCTTTAGAAATACCAAGATTTATGGGACCTTTTGGACTTCATAAATTGGTTCCAAAAAGAATGAGACCGAGAACTATTTTTTCTACAGGTTTAAACATTCAAAAAAACATTGCATTAGATAAGCAAAATATTTCTCTAGGTGTTGACTACAGATGGAATTTCAACAAAAGAAAATCAATTCAATTAGAATTATTAAACGCGCAGTACGTTCGTAACTTAAATGTTGATAATTACTTTATCATTTATGGTTCTGAATACGATAAATTAAAGGAAATTGATGATGTTTTTACGGGAACTCCATTACCTGCTAAAGCCGCTGAAAATAATACGGCTATTGTAAATTTCATGAGAGAGGTTTTGGCTGATTCAAGTTTTCAAGCTTCTAATCCTTTAGAATATCAAGATGCACAGAACATATTAAATCGATATGATATTATTACCTCAGATTTCTTAATTCCAGAAATCGCTTACTCCTTTACTTACAATAATCAAGAAAATGTAAAAGATAACGACTTTTCTTACTTCCGCTTCAGAATAGCCAATTCTGGAAATGTAATGGGACTTTTATCGAATCAAACTAATGAAAATAACCAGAAAACGGTATTTAAAATCCCAGTGGCTCAATACTTCAAAACAGATCTTGAATACAAGAAGTTTTGGGATTTAGGTCAGAACAACATTATTGCACATAGAACATTATTAGGTGCAATTATTACTTATGATAATTCTGCCATCCCTTTTTCAAGAAGTTATTTTGCAGGAGGTTCAAATGATATTAGAGCATGGAGAACTTATGATTTAGGTCCAGGTAGAAGATTACCAGGATTAGAATATAATATTGGAAGTTTAAAATTCTTGACTTCATTTGAATACCGATTTGATATCGCTGGAAGTTTAAAAAGTGCCATATTTATGGATGCTGGAAACATTTGGGATATTACAAACTCTTCTCGAGTTGATGAAGAATCTCGATTCTCTGGTCTAAAATCGCTAACTGATATTGCCATCGGAACTGGATTTGGTATTCGTTATGACTTCAAGTTTTTAGTCGCCCGTTTAGACTTAGGTTTTAAAATAAGAGAACCATACTTAACGGATAATAGATGGTTTCAAAACTTTGGTTTTTCTAACGCTGTCTACAATATTGGAATCAACTATCCTTTCTAA
- a CDS encoding RNA methyltransferase, with amino-acid sequence MSLSKNQTKLINSLRQKKYRQENGLFVAEGIKVVNELLNSDLEIERIFTTELGIFSELDQAKVVEISEAELKKVSTFKTPNKVLGIFKIPSTKDIAEEGLVLALDTINDPGNLGTIVRLCDWFGIEQLVCSTDTVDCYNQKVIQSTMGSITRVNIVYTELKDFLEKTKLPTFTADMDGDNVYQTELPKEAILVMGNEANGISEEINNVIQSKLTIPRFGETQKTESLNVATATAILLSEFKRGSSI; translated from the coding sequence ATGAGTTTATCCAAAAATCAAACCAAACTAATTAATAGTTTACGACAAAAAAAATATAGACAAGAAAATGGCTTGTTTGTAGCTGAAGGAATTAAAGTAGTGAATGAACTTTTAAATTCTGATTTAGAAATAGAGCGCATTTTTACTACTGAATTAGGCATTTTTAGTGAACTAGATCAGGCTAAAGTAGTTGAAATTTCAGAAGCAGAACTAAAGAAAGTAAGCACGTTTAAGACTCCGAATAAAGTTTTAGGAATTTTTAAAATTCCAAGTACTAAAGATATTGCGGAAGAAGGATTGGTTTTAGCATTGGATACTATTAATGATCCAGGGAATTTAGGAACAATAGTTCGATTATGTGATTGGTTTGGAATCGAACAGTTGGTATGTTCAACAGACACGGTTGATTGTTATAATCAAAAAGTAATTCAATCAACAATGGGTTCTATTACAAGAGTTAACATTGTATATACAGAATTGAAAGATTTCTTAGAAAAAACAAAATTGCCCACATTCACTGCTGATATGGATGGTGATAATGTGTACCAAACTGAGTTACCTAAAGAGGCTATTTTAGTAATGGGTAATGAAGCTAATGGAATCTCCGAAGAAATCAATAATGTAATTCAAAGTAAACTAACCATTCCAAGATTCGGTGAAACTCAGAAAACAGAAAGTTTAAATGTTGCCACAGCTACAGCTATTTTATTAAGTGAATTTAAACGAGGAAGTTCTATTTAA
- a CDS encoding radical SAM protein yields the protein MTFNSLALKIASRCNLNCSYCFMYNLGDTTYKKQPKFMSTEIVDHIIEKTKAYIKKYNKKEFSFIFHGGEPLLAPKQFYIDFIDKVNHIKKELPDVTFHFDVQTNGVLLNTEWINLFKKLNIAPSISVDGTKKAHDMYRVDHKGNGSYDNVFKSVQLLRKEMDYADIACVINTNESPKEIYSSFKKMNASYVNFLIPDYTHDNFPFDKEKTTMADWLIELFDIWISDPNRFKIPLFFGLLNSLMRISEDAKNESTVLVIETNGEIEAIDSLKACGHGFTKTGLNITTNNLEDIQNTSLGNLYFNDLNSKLCNQCLQCPLKEICKGGRLVHRHNKTNGFNNPSVYCNDLIKLIAHVQKFFISCYPELHEKENIEAINPEEIRNYLSNLSEFEFNPHAEELESFLSKEAAEV from the coding sequence ATGACCTTTAATTCTTTAGCCTTAAAAATAGCAAGCAGATGTAATCTAAATTGTTCGTATTGTTTTATGTATAATTTGGGAGACACCACATATAAAAAGCAACCTAAATTTATGTCTACTGAAATTGTAGATCATATTATTGAAAAAACAAAAGCTTACATTAAAAAATACAATAAAAAAGAATTCTCTTTTATCTTTCATGGAGGAGAACCTTTATTAGCTCCAAAACAATTTTACATTGACTTTATTGACAAAGTGAATCACATAAAAAAGGAATTGCCAGATGTTACTTTTCACTTTGACGTTCAAACTAATGGAGTTCTGTTAAATACTGAATGGATCAATTTATTCAAAAAACTAAATATTGCTCCCAGTATTAGTGTTGATGGAACAAAAAAAGCACACGACATGTATAGAGTTGATCATAAAGGAAACGGTAGCTACGATAATGTTTTTAAGAGTGTTCAACTTCTAAGAAAAGAAATGGATTATGCAGATATTGCTTGTGTAATTAATACAAACGAATCGCCAAAAGAAATCTATTCTAGTTTCAAAAAAATGAACGCAAGTTATGTGAACTTTTTGATTCCTGACTACACGCATGATAACTTTCCTTTTGATAAGGAAAAAACAACAATGGCAGATTGGTTAATTGAGCTTTTTGATATTTGGATTAGTGATCCCAATCGATTTAAAATTCCATTGTTTTTTGGATTATTAAACTCTTTAATGAGAATTAGTGAAGATGCTAAAAATGAATCAACCGTACTAGTAATAGAAACGAATGGAGAAATAGAAGCTATAGATTCCTTAAAAGCATGTGGACACGGATTTACAAAAACAGGTTTAAATATAACAACAAATAATCTCGAAGACATTCAAAATACATCTTTAGGTAACTTATACTTTAATGATTTAAATTCTAAACTTTGTAATCAATGTTTACAATGCCCTCTGAAAGAAATCTGTAAAGGAGGAAGATTGGTGCATCGACATAATAAAACAAACGGTTTTAATAATCCGTCAGTTTATTGCAATGATTTAATTAAACTAATCGCACATGTCCAGAAATTCTTCATTTCATGTTATCCAGAATTGCATGAAAAAGAAAATATCGAAGCAATAAATCCAGAAGAAATACGAAATTATCTTTCTAATTTATCGGAATTTGAATTCAATCCACATGCAGAAGAATTAGAATCTTTTTTATCTAAAGAAGCAGCAGAAGTTTAA
- a CDS encoding deoxynucleoside kinase has translation MHIAIAGNIGAGKTTLTKLLAKHYNWEPHFESVDENPYLDDFYGEMERWSFNLQVYFLNSRFRQILELRKSGKAIIQDRTIYEDAHIFAPNLHAMGLMTNRDFGNYSSLFELMENLVTPPDLLIYLRADISTLVGQIHKRGRDYESSISIDYLSRLNERYEAWISTYNKGKLLIIEVDKLDFVDKPEDLGYIIDRIDAQINGLF, from the coding sequence ATGCACATAGCAATCGCAGGAAATATTGGAGCTGGTAAAACTACATTAACCAAATTATTAGCTAAACATTACAATTGGGAACCACACTTTGAATCGGTAGATGAAAATCCATATTTAGATGACTTCTACGGTGAAATGGAGCGTTGGTCTTTCAACTTACAGGTTTATTTTTTAAATAGTAGATTCCGTCAAATATTAGAATTACGCAAATCTGGTAAAGCTATTATTCAGGATAGAACTATTTACGAAGATGCTCACATATTTGCACCAAACTTACATGCAATGGGATTAATGACCAATAGAGATTTTGGTAATTATTCTTCGTTATTCGAGTTAATGGAAAATTTAGTGACTCCGCCAGATTTATTAATTTACCTACGAGCAGATATCTCAACTCTTGTTGGACAAATTCATAAACGAGGACGTGACTATGAAAGTTCAATAAGTATTGATTACTTAAGTAGATTGAACGAGCGTTACGAAGCTTGGATTAGCACGTACAACAAAGGAAAATTATTGATTATCGAAGTTGATAAGCTTGACTTTGTTGATAAGCCTGAAGATTTAGGTTATATCATCGATAGGATCGATGCTCAAATAAACGGATTATTCTAA
- a CDS encoding response regulator transcription factor, translating to MSEKIKLLLAEDEPSLGQIVKESLETRNFEVIHALNGEEAYELYVKEKPEILVLDVMMPKKDGFTLAKEIREENNSIPIIFLTAKSQTKDVIDGFQHGGNDYLKKPFSMEELIVRVYNLLDRVSLKRNLEKIPIGEFTLNYEKQKLYYKNDAELLTHRECELLYYLIEKKNEVLDRTFILNKLWGNDDFFNARSMDVFISKLRKKLKKDPSVEIINIRGYGYKLTC from the coding sequence ATGAGTGAAAAGATAAAGTTATTATTAGCAGAAGACGAACCTAGTTTAGGTCAAATTGTAAAGGAAAGTTTAGAAACTAGAAATTTTGAAGTAATTCATGCTTTAAATGGTGAAGAGGCTTATGAATTATACGTAAAAGAAAAACCAGAAATTTTAGTTTTAGATGTGATGATGCCCAAAAAAGATGGGTTTACATTAGCCAAAGAAATACGAGAAGAAAACAATTCAATTCCTATTATATTCTTAACAGCTAAGTCTCAAACAAAAGATGTTATAGATGGTTTTCAGCACGGAGGAAATGACTACTTGAAGAAACCTTTTTCTATGGAGGAACTAATTGTAAGAGTTTATAATTTACTTGATAGAGTTTCGCTGAAAAGAAATCTTGAGAAGATTCCAATCGGAGAATTCACCTTAAATTATGAAAAGCAAAAGTTATATTATAAAAACGATGCTGAGCTGCTAACACATAGAGAATGTGAACTGTTATATTACTTAATTGAAAAAAAGAATGAAGTTTTAGACCGTACATTTATCTTAAATAAACTTTGGGGGAATGATGATTTTTTTAACGCTCGTAGTATGGATGTATTTATTTCTAAGCTTAGAAAAAAATTAAAAAAGGATCCTTCAGTGGAAATTATTAACATTCGAGGTTACGGATATAAATTAACTTGCTAA
- a CDS encoding HAMP domain-containing sensor histidine kinase, with the protein MKSKKYNWILYFITATIITTIAVQFYWNYKNYQENKQRVMNEIQISLDNAVEQYFADLSKRSYFAIVTDKKDSTNKKKINNVWKNIFSKIDSNSNTSDKKNQELDSTSKVDLKITSIQFETDDENDFHRTTSVIDSIMCDTIIGFDPKYSNVKPIKGITQFHSNGKTGTHIESNAISDVRVFRGKRATDSLKLIKGLETIFVAVQNDTINPIKIDSILRKELVQKNINVNYGFQYFKSDTLQSDFLPVPIKQFEIIESKSTFLGPDKQFKMKYTNPSAEALRRSSTGIFLSLLLSLAVISSLFYLLRIINEQKELAEIKNDLISNITHEFKTPITTVSTALEAINNFNAIEDTEKTKKYVSISENQIKKLHLMVEKLLETATLDSEKLLLKKEKVEVINLLEKLSNKHQLLTNDKEIHFSSNAKSLVLNIDEFHFENAVSNLIDNAVKYGGDKIDVLLIAERDNITISVSDNGKGIDKSQQEKIFDKFYRIPKGNTHDVKGFGIGLYYTRKIIEKHLGSISLQANPGKTVFKINLTNE; encoded by the coding sequence ATGAAATCAAAAAAATACAATTGGATTCTATATTTTATTACAGCTACAATTATTACTACAATAGCTGTACAGTTCTATTGGAATTATAAAAATTACCAAGAGAACAAACAGCGCGTAATGAACGAAATACAAATAAGTTTAGACAATGCAGTAGAGCAATATTTTGCTGACTTATCAAAGAGAAGTTACTTCGCAATTGTTACTGATAAAAAAGATTCAACGAATAAGAAAAAGATAAATAATGTATGGAAAAACATCTTCTCTAAAATAGATAGTAATTCAAATACTTCTGATAAAAAAAATCAAGAATTAGACAGTACATCTAAAGTAGACTTAAAAATCACGTCTATTCAGTTTGAAACCGATGACGAGAATGATTTCCACAGAACTACTTCTGTAATTGATAGTATTATGTGCGATACTATTATTGGTTTTGATCCTAAATACAGTAACGTTAAACCAATAAAAGGTATAACTCAATTTCATAGTAATGGTAAAACAGGAACACATATTGAAAGTAATGCGATTTCTGATGTTAGAGTTTTTAGAGGTAAAAGAGCTACAGACAGTTTAAAATTAATTAAAGGATTAGAAACCATTTTTGTAGCTGTACAAAACGATACTATTAACCCGATAAAAATTGATTCGATTTTACGCAAAGAGCTCGTTCAAAAGAACATAAACGTAAATTATGGATTCCAATATTTTAAGTCGGATACATTACAATCGGACTTTTTACCTGTACCTATTAAACAATTTGAAATTATCGAATCAAAATCAACATTTCTTGGTCCAGATAAGCAATTCAAAATGAAGTATACCAATCCTTCTGCTGAAGCTTTAAGAAGAAGTTCTACAGGTATATTTTTATCATTATTATTATCATTAGCAGTAATTTCAAGTTTATTCTACTTGTTGAGAATTATAAACGAACAAAAGGAATTAGCTGAAATTAAGAATGACTTAATTAGTAATATTACTCATGAGTTTAAAACTCCAATCACGACAGTTTCTACTGCTTTAGAAGCCATTAATAACTTTAATGCTATAGAAGACACTGAAAAAACTAAAAAATATGTTTCTATTTCTGAAAACCAGATCAAGAAATTACACTTAATGGTTGAAAAACTTTTGGAAACTGCAACTTTAGATAGTGAGAAACTTTTACTAAAAAAGGAAAAGGTGGAAGTGATTAACTTGTTAGAAAAACTTTCGAATAAACACCAATTATTAACCAACGATAAAGAAATTCATTTTTCATCTAATGCTAAATCACTAGTTTTAAATATTGATGAATTTCATTTTGAAAATGCAGTATCTAATTTAATTGATAATGCTGTAAAATATGGAGGTGATAAAATTGATGTTTTACTCATAGCCGAAAGAGATAATATTACTATTTCCGTTTCTGATAATGGAAAAGGAATCGATAAGAGCCAACAAGAAAAAATCTTTGATAAATTCTATCGTATCCCTAAAGGTAATACTCACGATGTAAAAGGTTTTGGAATTGGATTGTATTACACCCGAAAAATTATTGAAAAGCATTTAGGTTCGATAAGTTTACAGGCAAATCCAGGAAAAACCGTTTTTAAAATTAACCTAACCAATGAGTGA
- a CDS encoding GLPGLI family protein encodes MRITLFLSLVLLSLISGAQNFQGKATYKTHRNMDIKISSDQNAPNSAVQKKLHEQLKKMSQKTFTLNFNKSESTYTQNKELKPEAQTGGVSIVMIGDGGGNDVLYKDVNQKIYRNKTEISGKNFLIEDKLENAPWEMTAETKKIGKYTCYKATRSREEDRVSFTMTDGDQEETKEKVTVTTEVWYTPEIPVSNGPGMFWGLPGLILEVHEGKLTIVCSELVLNPSDKVEIKKPKKGKKVSQEKFDKIMREKTQEMMERFKNNRKSRKDGESISIEIQG; translated from the coding sequence ATGAGAATTACATTATTTCTATCATTAGTATTGTTATCCTTAATTTCAGGAGCACAAAACTTTCAAGGAAAAGCTACTTACAAAACTCATAGAAATATGGATATAAAAATTAGTAGTGATCAAAACGCACCAAATTCTGCAGTGCAGAAGAAGTTACACGAACAATTAAAGAAGATGTCTCAAAAGACGTTTACTTTAAATTTCAATAAATCAGAATCTACCTATACGCAGAATAAAGAATTAAAGCCAGAAGCTCAAACAGGAGGAGTAAGTATTGTTATGATAGGAGATGGTGGAGGAAATGATGTTTTGTATAAAGACGTAAATCAGAAAATTTATAGAAACAAAACAGAAATTAGTGGGAAGAATTTTTTGATTGAAGATAAGCTAGAAAATGCTCCTTGGGAAATGACTGCTGAAACCAAGAAAATAGGAAAATATACCTGTTATAAAGCAACAAGATCAAGAGAAGAAGATCGTGTAAGTTTTACGATGACAGACGGAGATCAAGAAGAAACTAAAGAAAAGGTAACCGTTACCACGGAAGTTTGGTATACGCCAGAAATTCCGGTAAGTAATGGTCCTGGAATGTTTTGGGGATTACCTGGTTTAATTTTAGAAGTACACGAAGGAAAATTAACCATCGTTTGTTCAGAGTTAGTTTTAAATCCATCAGATAAAGTAGAGATTAAAAAACCAAAGAAAGGAAAGAAGGTTTCTCAAGAGAAATTTGATAAGATTATGCGTGAAAAAACTCAAGAAATGATGGAGCGTTTTAAAAATAATCGTAAGTCAAGAAAAGATGGTGAATCAATAAGTATTGAAATTCAAGGATAG